The Glycine max cultivar Williams 82 chromosome 17, Glycine_max_v4.0, whole genome shotgun sequence genome contains the following window.
TTACTTGTCTTGTTATGTAAGAAAAATATGTGCATGATGTGTTAAGAGAAAATGTCTATTCACTGGACACTGAAATATTTTTGGTATTGAATTCCCTAGCTTAATATCttcaaaatgagagagattgaGCTAGTTAGAAAAGCCAATTATACTATAGTCTGCTATTGTTTGGACTATCCATCCCATACCTGTAACTGCCAATGCTCTTTGTTGCAGTAGTGTTTAACTTCTCAGCCTTTTCTGTTTTCCCCCCTTAATGTCTATGGTCTTTGTCATGCTTGGTTTTTCATCAATTTGAGCTGGAGATGTATTTAAGTTATCGAGGAACAGGCTTAACTGATCATACTACCATTGAACACTGACCCATTGGGAAGTTAGGTTTCTTCTCCAATGAGGTTACTGAAATCCTTGGTCTCATTGGAACAAGATTGAATAAAGGTTAGATACAGGGTATTCAAGCTTAGACTGAAAAACTTAGTCATGAAGAAGCAATGCAGGTGGTGTTAAAATATGGTTGtgtttttagagaaaataatgtgcTCTTTGCTTGGAAAGTAAGCAACTTGTCTTATTCGTGGTTTGGGTCAATTATTAGAAGTTTAACtgatttgtaaagaaaaattggAAAGAAATAGGTTCACTAGTTCTGAAATAACCTCAAATCAAGACTTCCTGAGAGTAGATCAATTAAGCATTTAAGTGGGACTGCGGGTGATTTTATCACTTCTATcactaaaatgcaaaagaaaatggtctaaaagaaaatattactgATAAATGTTTTAACAAGTGTAATATTTTCCTTTCCCCAACTCATCCACTACAAAGTACCAAAGCAGATGTTCCCTAAAGTAGTATCTAACTCATATTTTTGGAGTTCTCCTTAAAGGTAGAAGTTCATCTACTTAACTTTTCTTTTGgactatatttttttgtctaaacCACAGGTGTCTTACATTTGTAGACTTTTGTTCATTAAaagaacttatttttatttgaagagttttttctaaaatagaagccaaaaaaaagaaaaactgatTCAACGCTCCCTAAGACATTGACATTTAAAGTTGACTGAAAGAGTAACATATCAATTCAGCTATGAGGGGGAGGGAGAGATCTGAAAGTTGCTTTTTACAACATTAACTCTTTCTAAACACTTTAGAACTGTGTATAGTTCTAAGTATAATTTCTTGTGGAGCACTTCAGTGGCCACCTCAAATCCATTTTGTCCAAAGCATTGACCCCTGATGCATGATTTCTGAATCGGATCCAATCACCAAGAACAATCCTCAGGTCATGAACTTTGCTTTCTAGATCATCACAACAGTTAGCTTGAATGGTATAAGCCTCCCTTAACATGTTCTTACTTGGCTGACAAAACCCACCAAAATAGCTTGTATTTACAAGCTGAGCACGAAAGCCATACAAGTCAGCTGCATCTTGCCTTGCTTTTATTGTGTTACACAAGGACTCTTCTGCGGGATCGTTTGGAAACATAAACTTAGTCAATTTCCAATACTTGAAGAACTCAAGGGAAATGGCATTTGCTTTCAAGAAGAATATTCCCCCACCGTGTAGGTAACTTCCACTTTGTCCATCACTTAAGACATTACATGAAATTGTGAGTTCATTACTTGGATTTAACTTTATAAGTGGACTTCTAAGCCACAGTACATCTGCTTCCTGTAAAATTAAAGTCACGTGCAATTCAAGTTAATTAATAAACCATTCATCCACCATTTTATATGTCAATCTTGAAAAATGTTAACATACTCTTCTTATGGCTGGAATTTATTGAGACTCATGAAATGTGAATCTTGCTCCTACTCATAATTCGTGGGTCTCAATAAATTTCACTTAATAATAACTTGTTAGAAAATAGTGTGTCTCAACAAGCTTATACGGAACCATACCGTGAAAATTATGCTGTAACCCAATTGAATCACTTCAAACAAAACATCATTTCTTGTCCAAGTGAATAAATTTTGATCAGGGGTTGTtattatggatcctcttttggtGACAAAATGATGTGGAAATATGGAGGGGTGGATGCAATAGGGGTGCAAGGACCTACAGTACTCAAAAGCATGAGGGTCCATGGTTATGATCACCATGTGATTCAGCAATCTTTGTGTCCCATCACCTGATTTGAAGCTTTGGAGTAAAATGTCAAGGATAGATCCAGGACTTGCCATTGATTTATTTACCATGGTTAGGATAACTGATCTGTCTGGCATGATAGCTCTCCTCAGCACATCATCCAATTCTTGATTTTTTGAGTAATACTGATAGGGAAGTAATTGTAAATAAACTGAGTAGAACTCAATCATTTAGAAAAATTAGTAAATACTCTCTCTCTGGTctcatataagaaaaaaaaatatatattttacttagTCTCAACTATAACAAAATTCCAACTAACTTTACTTTATTTAATGCTATTATCTCTAAAATATTCTTCAGTTAGTTTCAATGACTCTTATTGTTGATATCAAGTTTCaacaaaagataagaaaaaaaaatactttttaattaaaattgatgtaaTTTAATATGGTCAACTAATTTTCTTGATTAGGgtacatatttttttcctcttatatTTGACACCAGAGAAAATATATGCTCTCGTTCAACATGCCAGCAGTCAATTTTGACCAGCCATAAAGTCCATTTAATTTCATGTCcttacattattaaaaaaagattgaCTTCAATACAAACtctttaataatgtaataataaaatacacgataattttaaaaaagaaaaaacaatacaCACACCTATAAAAGATTTGAATCccaataaaatgataatgaaaaaatagaattgCATACATACACTCtatataaaatttttgaatCCTCTTGACTGAAAGcaaaataactttatatatttttttccatattataagttttacttattttataaaatgtataTAAGTTTTTGAATTCAATTAAGtcaatatttcatttaattatctattaattgcaaacaatattttaatgtatttaaatGTATATCAGTTTTTGAATTCAATTAAGTCAATGTATTtcagttaattatttattaattgcaaacaatatttaaatttatttaattaacatttaaatttattcaattaataaacaaatgtaAGGTAGTTTTCTatcagtaaaattatttttaatttgtatgtttACACACACTGACACATTTTTAACAAGAGTCTTATTTGAGTTTGTAATACATAAAGACTAGCAAGTCAAACAAATCATATCGCAGGACATACAATCAGATTCTCTAACAACAAAAGGATAGCCTTATTGTTTCTTTTGGTAATTCTGCGGGTtcatacaacaacaataaattgACATTTTCCCTCAAACATGTTGTACCACTGTTAATAACACCCCAACACTTGACTTAAACAgaagacaaaatatattttttgttcttattcagtttttttaaaactgctctcaaatatatgcattttttatatataaattaataatttatatacgtTTAAAAAGATAGATGGTAAAGACCGTAAAAGTTACATATACCTGAATATAACTCCTACTGTTTCACCTTAAAATATCATTTCTCAATATTTGTGTCCTAATCAAATAAAGGTTCAACTTTTCAGTCTAAATAACAAGTATAACATGGTAAAATTAGCACTCCCAGGAAACAAATTTTCATACACAATTCAAATCcgaatcttatttttaaaaaagtagacATCAATCACCTAAACCAATCACCAATTGGTACCAAATAAAACTCTAATGCCTCAAATAATTGAGGGAGAAGCTGTGGAATTCATATATATGCAATGATGCTAATTAACAGAAACCGGATTAAGAGAATATAAAGAATGCTTACAGTTGATTTATGCCTGAGCAGAACCCCCTTAGTGACACCCCTTTCAAGCGATCTAGGGTAGTGATATAGAAGGAAGCATACCAGCACGATCAAGAAAGCTAAGAGAGGAAGATACACATAATTCCTCAATCTCAATGCTCTCATCCTTCCAAATGAAAATGATGGTTTAATGGCCTTTAGGCCTAACATAATCTCCGCCTGAAAGTTAGGtcttatatgtttatttaagtGATACTAAAAAAGAAGCCAATGTATTGAGAGAAAACCCCTTTTGCATTAAAGCCAGAATCAGAGAGATTtgagaaaaaatcataaatatagaattcatatatattcaaatGGATTGATATATAAAGCAGGTTGAATGAATTCAATAGGGAACAATAAAGGAAAAAGGTTTAATGCTCATATATATACCATCCAATTAAACACTCTCACTATTGCAAGCCTACATGCGAAATCTGATATGCTTTTGAAGATTGGCTTTATTGTGGTAACTTTTGTTGACTAGGTGACCCCACGGGAATGTAATGGATGTGATTCCTATGGTTTTTTCCCCATATACACCACCTCCCTCTAATTATTTCTCGATCTACACTacgtaaaattttattttccaacatatacctgttttttatttattatttattatttttttatttttttaaggtaaGAAGTTGTGTTTGACCAACCCGACTTCccaattagtgtttttttaattttcttttaaaaattatttttaatttttttaaatataaattttttaaaataatgagaatatttttggtttaataatttattaatagtcttaaaataaaaaaagcaaagtgattaaaaaaatagattgattaaaaacACATTAATATATAGTTACAACATCTCATCTATGTTATATGAAGAAATTAGAACACTCAAATAacgaaaaatattaacaattagagagacaaaaataataaatggaacataataaaatgaaaataatgggATGtactaacaataataattgaaaCACGAAAATGAAGAAACTTATAATAGTTTGAAAGATGTGCAACAGACATGTCTTCTTCCATTTAAATCATTTAGCGAGTTGTTCATCATGCGCAACATTTACATTAGTTATTGTAACATGTTGATAGGTTATTGGGCATGGTTGGGTTActagtttgttaaaaaaaattaaaatttctattagACAAAAATGTTTGCAGTAGTTGAATTCTGCTAACACCTTTAACATGTCTTCATCGTTTTTGaactatgtttttttatactcgattaatttttttgaatattttgtatGGCTTGGTTCTCGAAAGAACAATTGTCTGACCACTTATGATTCATGAATTCCATAAGGGGAAACCCCTAGAGGCgcaacttgcttgatgacatccTTGAGTGTTTGGATGTTTCATcttgaaagaatttcaaatcTTATTGGATTTTTTCCAGTGAAGGAGTAACTAAAAAAAACCATCCTGTCACTTGCCATTTTAATACAACATTGCATCATGAGTAAGAGTGATGGTTGATCGAATTAGGTTGAGTATACCATTGAGTGTTCTATTgatggtacataataattctaAAGGATCACCACATGGGTATTGctcattgcacattaacattgcgcaaacatcatcatcatttttcaattacaGAGAGTGAAAAAAAGATTGTTGACTTGCATCTATGGAAGGTTTCTGGTAGTAGATTTCATGCACAAATTGGTCATTGGTTAGCCGAAGGGTGTTGTGCATTCTACTCTTTAGTGTCTTGAAACAAAACTCATTAGGAACCCAGTTTGGTTGTGTTTGATTGACCCattcaaaaaaaatgaatgctaATTTCGAGTTAGCAATGGTTTGAGTGCTTGTTTCTCCCAAGAATGCCATAATATTGAGATTGAATTTTGTTTGTGAAGGTATATTGTGTGGAAGTGTGTGACTGTATTGAGGGTGTTTggtgttatttatagttgtttgaATATTTGCCCCATTGATGTGTATTGGATTCTCATAAGGTTAGAATTGTCTTTTTGGTAGAGGCTTGTTTGGAATCCAATGTTGATTGAGACATGTCATTATTCCAATTTCACTTTTATCGATATAGTGCATAGTATTATCAATTTCGACTGTGATTTTACCCTGTTACTTGGTGTAGTAGTCCATTATTGTTTccaaactttaaatttaaattgtgagttGTCAATTCAATATCAATTTTGTTGGTGAAACACCTATTGGTTTTTTAGAGACTTGGGTAAATTGTAAATTGTTGTCAATTTTGAATGTCATTTTACTCTGATACATGGTGCACAAAATATCCATTATTAGTTTcacacttaaatttaaattgagttGATAATTCAATGCCAGCTTTCTATAAATAATAGAGACTTGATTAATTTgcacaaatttataaatttcaagTGTCTGTGTTTTAGGGAGTtgtcattttttgttattttcgttGTTAACATAAactgaaacaaattatttatttcattacgTAAAGTAAAtactacaaacaacaacaatggAACGAAGTAGGCAATGAAAACTCACAATGACATAAAGCAATGAACACCGACATAGCACACCACAGGAAAACCTCAAAGCAGAAACAACTAACACATGGATCATCCCTAGATCACCTACTTCATTTGAATATTGGTTCGTGGGAAGGAGACATGTTACTATCACTATCAATATCACTACCATGGTCTTTGACCCAGCATCTGCATTGCTCTCGTATTCATCTAATAGGTTCTCAAGATTGGAGGTTGAGTCATgttgttagaaaataaaataaaataaataaatgagaagaagATGCAAAatcttaaactaaataaaagaacaaaagttGCAATACAACTTCATATTATGACAAAAAAATGGGTTAGCAATGCaatataacatacaataagaataaagaaaataattttaaaggagAAATTTTAAATAGCATGGGTTGAAGCACGCAAATGCTATCCATAGAGAGAAAATGCCCTCACTGCATTGGTAGAAGAATCTAATTGtgctcctctcccaagatacgacaacccgttgtttccgatcgtgtgcagcaAAAGGATCCCCGAACCTTCTGAATACCAATGCTCTTTCTctcaaaaaagtatttttttataagaacaaGTAGAGAAGAActttagaggaaaatgcaaaaatatttttctacttgtgtttttggctaaagaaggagaaagatatATATAGGCATAGATCCCCTTATGCAGCAACACAAAAAACTCAAAGTAAAACTATCACACCTAgtgaatgttggaaaccaatgtgtagacaaaaaaaaaaaaaacaaacaaacgtAACAAATCAAAATGACCCACTAAAAGCAAAATCCTAAAAGATAGGAATTCTAGTTTTAGGtaacaaattataaaacaaatattttattttataaaaaaaattaatataagtaatatatttttataaatttgaaattataaaacaaatatttactaacattcccccacataatttaaaattttaaaatgttttaagaaaACACAATTTGTTTAGAAACATAAAACAAAgagcatgtgatattgtatttcaGTATAAGGAACCTTTCGGGTTTGagccttatacctagtgtttatgaacttccatCCGTGAAAAATGTAGAGACTTAATTGTCTTGAATTACACCTTCTTTAACCAAGCTTTAGTACATATCCCCTACAATATTGGTGTTCATTAGTTTCTAATTAGTGGTTGCGTGTTACACAGCCTTGCGCATATATCTTGTTTTATGAGTGTTACTTAGAGATTAACCCATATCTCACAGTGGCGGCCCCACCACCTCACTTACTAGGTGAATTCTCAAAGAGTGGTTTGTGACCCccacccctacaataattgtcatcggaTCCACTAAGAGGTatttttttagacaaaaaaaatacacatatgtAAATACCTTGACTTTAATATtgccacaatttataatacaccttgtcataggaatgagaaacaaaataaatctgcaaaattttattttagtgcaCTTTAGTTAACAAACAATTTCGTTGTTATCTGTTGAATTTCATTCTtgggatcaccaatcacatAGAGACAGGGTGCCCATTGTTATGgataaataattaactttagTCTCATTCCCCTTGATGACTCAAGTACTTGTTGGGGCATTAATCCTTTTGTAAGCGgattcacaatatttttttatgaccaTAAGTTTTAGTGCCATCTTTaagtagaaaataatataatttagaaCCAAAatccttagtttttttttttggaacttcTCCTTTGCAGGACACCcccacactttaagatatttcagaTACACTTCAATTCATGAACGCAAGACTAAGATGAACTCATATTTCC
Protein-coding sequences here:
- the LOC102666668 gene encoding uncharacterized protein At4g15970 isoform X1, translating into MLGLKAIKPSFSFGRMRALRLRNYVYLPLLAFLIVLVCFLLYHYPRSLERGVTKGVLLRHKSTYYSKNQELDDVLRRAIMPDRSVILTMVNKSMASPGSILDILLQSFKSGDGTQRLLNHMVIITMDPHAFEYCRSLHPYCIHPSIFPHHFVTKRGSIITTPDQNLFTWTRNDVLFEVIQLGYSIIFTEADVLWLRSPLIKLNPSNELTISCNVLSDGQSGSYLHGGGIFFLKANAISLEFFKYWKLTKFMFPNDPAEESLCNTIKARQDAADLYGFRAQLVNTSYFGGFCQPSKNMLREAYTIQANCCDDLESKVHDLRIVLGDWIRFRNHASGVNALDKMDLRWPLKCSTRNYT
- the LOC102666668 gene encoding uncharacterized protein At1g28695 isoform X2, whose protein sequence is MLGLKAIKPSFSFGRMRALRLRNYVYLPLLAFLIVLVCFLLYHYPRSLERGVTKGVLLRHKSTYYSKNQELDDVLRRAIMPDRSVILTMVNKSMASPGSILDILLQSFKSGDGTQRLLNHMVIITMDPHAFEYCRSLHPYCIHPSIFPHHFVTKRGSIITTPDQNLFTWTRNDVLFEVIQLGYSIIFTEADVLWLRSPLIKLNPSNELTISCNVLSDGQSGSYLHEESLCNTIKARQDAADLYGFRAQLVNTSYFGGFCQPSKNMLREAYTIQANCCDDLESKVHDLRIVLGDWIRFRNHASGVNALDKMDLRWPLKCSTRNYT